The following nucleotide sequence is from Trifolium pratense cultivar HEN17-A07 linkage group LG2, ARS_RC_1.1, whole genome shotgun sequence.
AATCCAGAAAACCATTAAAAGATGACTATTTAAATCAACTTGACAGGATTTTATCAAAGCCCACAGTGTGTACTTGTTGgaaattccgccttcattgcagTCCACCCCTAGCAGTCTAATTGCGGCATTCAAGGTAGCTAAAATCGGGATTTTACGCATAATAGGAAAGGTGAAGTAAAATCGTATAATTGTAACATTAATCATAAGATTATACGAAATTCATAAATCTCAAATATATGCATACATACATTGAAatacttatataaatttaaattcataaccATATCTCGCAACATAACCTAACAGCATAGTTGCATTTCCTCAAAATTCATAACAGCATAACTCACATAACATAACCATAGTCTCAAGATAAAACAGAAGCAGGAGAAACAATCGAAGTGAGAGGTGTAGTGTTGAAGTTACTTCGCTCTTCCAATTCTATAGGCGAACAGTTCCAGAAAAGGGAAAGAAACAGCGTGTGAATTCTTTGGAATTATGTGTCACACTTGCTGCACAGTTAATGTGCATGTGGCTatttaaaaaaccaattttgtatgaaaagaaaaaaccttAATTTCTAAATGGGCCTTCTGCTGACCCACAAAATCAAACAGGTCATCTTCTAACCCGAGTTTGTGTCATTATTCTTCTAACTTGAGTTTGTGTGTTATTTTTCTAACTCGAGTTTGTGTCGTTATTCTTCTGACCCTAGTTATGAAACAGGTTTTCACTGATCCGCTCAAGTTTTAACTgcaaaacataaattaaatacaCGACAACAACCAAGCATTTTTCAACTAAGTGGAGTCGGCTATGTGCAAGCCATGACGCCCATGACACGCGTCATATATTAGGTCCAAAGACAATATTTACATCTAAATAAGCCACCTTTGAGAATGGGATATCGGGATAATGAGATAGCCGCTATTTCAACTAATTATAATGACTACTACAACACACACTAGATGTTAATTTTTTGAGAGCTTTACACAGCCCTCCTTggtgatttttttaaaacagtgTTTTTCCCTATCCAGATGGATAAATTCAGACGGAAGCGGTTTTATAGAATCGTGTGGGGCAGGGGGGTGAAGCTCACTATTTTTTCTGCAGTGGGCCTTAAGGGCCCAAAAGTTTTCTTTTACTCCCTAAACCTAGTTTGAAAACATGAGACAGCAACAACCACACATAACAAGCAGAcacaaaaatgaagaaaacgCACACAACAACCTGCTGCTGTACACACCATAGCCGCCGCACACAACAAGCAGATCTGGCCAAAAAACAAAGATATGCGTTGCAGGAAAATTCAGATCTGGCCATATCAGGTAAGAAATCctttctttcttcaatttttcatcccctCCCCTGGTGTGTGCCGCGACGGGAGCGAAATGCAACGCGTTGTTCCTTCTGCGAAGCCTGGTGTAGCACTCACACTCTTAATATGTGGCACACCTGGCCTCACTGTAGCAACCAGCCACAGTTCTGTGGCGCATCAGTGCGATCACGGCGCTATTGACTACCTAGATCTCAATTTTTCTCTAATAAATGTACCCTAAATCCTATCTTGTCTTGAATAATAGTTTAAAATCCACACGTAATTTCCATATACCATttgaaaaaaaggaaaaatattcaATTACTGCATAACATGAGTACTATAACAGCAATGTGttataacttaaaaataataGGAAAAACTTAAACGTGGCATGGAATGAAGAGTGACAAACCTGCcacaattatatttattatctTTATCCAAGATTTCAGGCGCTGTAAACTGTCCAAGAGCCTCTTCCAAAGTATCAATATCCCCATCAATCTCAACAGTAAGATCCATCATTCTCTCATACATCTCAGATTTCCCTAGGCACCTTAAGCACTTTATCTGCATTTTGCagcataataaaaaattaatatgtatgTAAGCTATTATTTTCCATCCCTTTCTAGCTCAAATAAAAGTTGAAAATACAAATCACCATAAAATAGCTTGTTAGATTGAAAACTACCTTAGATCGTAGATAACCTCCAAAGGTGTACCCAATGAGAGTTGTTTCTTCTGTCAAAGGACTCGAAACACCGGCTTCTTTGAGGCAAATAGATTGCATTATATCAACTGCACCCCTGTCAATAGCAATTTCTCATATATACAAtgcacaaaatatattttttacagcTGAAGAAGGAACATCATTGGCAAAGCATCAGCATTGGCAATTATTTGGCTCACCTCAAAAATTCATGTGCATCTTCCTCTCTCCCATGTCCAAGATGACTTCCAATCTTGTGTATCTTAGATAATATCCCAATTGGAGAAAGTGGAGAATTCCCTTCTTTTGCCTTCTGAATTAGATATTCAAACTCGCAGAAAAAACACCATCCCTTCTTCTGACCTAGTAAGAACATTGTGAAGATTCAATTATTAAAGGTCCTAATAGTTGAACAAGTTAAATCACGAAGATGTTATTAAGAGGTACTTGCATCGTTTCGAATGGAACCCTTGCAAAAGATACGATGTTAGAGGCTGAGTATACGCCAAACACTGGAGTACTGCATTAGCGTAACAGCTGCAATAGAGGCATTTCATTTGTAAGAGGGTATGTAATTATGaatcaaagaaacaaaatactACGTAGACAAACACTTGATGTGACCCCCTTGACATACACAAAACACGAAATCAAAACAAGCATTGAATACCAGTAAGAAAGTTCAACCGACCAACAACTAGAATGTTTCCTAATTATATTCTAATCTTATAATAACTTTAGGACTATGCAATGCAATAGagcactaaaataataaatataaatcttCAAAAAATGTATCAGACTCCTCATTGTCTCCTTCCTAATCTCTCATCCCTCTCACTAGAGCAGTTACATTACATCACATAAAACAAATTACACCAATCAATGTAAAGCAAAAAGAACTTTAAGTACCTGTTCCCACAGTTTGTAAGGCCAAACGGTAATTGTTTCACCTTGTCATAACAATAAAGCTCCACAAAAAGTTCATAAGGAAAGCCCAACTGCGAAAACATACAAGATTTAAATCACCAGCGACAAAAGTAATAATGATAACAAGAATAGTCAATTTCTAAATAAATAAGTCCAATATATTCACAACCTCATTTTCAACTGACATTTGATTGGATCTTGATTCTTTTGAGCTTCTAAACTGCTGGACAACTTTTTGCATTGATGTTTTCAAACCACTACGAATATTTTGTGGAGGATTTGGAGCAACGCTAAATTTTGAAGGCAATGCATGataattttcagtttttgtaGACATGGAATGTGAAATCAAATCCTCTTTAGCAGTTGATAATAGTTGATCACGAGAACTAGATGATGATCTTCGTCCTTCTTTGTACCTGGACAAATATGAATCTTCCACATAATCAGCTGCAACATCTTTATTTGAATTACTCGAGGAAGGCACAGCCCTGCCCTTAGAGGTATCTGCTACTGATTTTTCAACTGATTCAACTTTTTGTTTGTGTTCGTGGCCAACCAAATTTGATGCCGCATCATGAGATGTGTCAAATTTGACTTTTGGAACTTTTGATTTAAATCCAGACTCATCACTGTTGTTACTAGACTTTTTCTTGCTTCTTTTACTTGAACTACAATTCTTAACTTCAATATTGACAGGATTTTTAGATTCCAAGGGAAATGAGGTGGGTAACACGGTTTCGTCGCTGTCGGTGGAAGCTACACATGTGTCATCAGCAGTATTATCATGAACAGGTTTCGTAAATGTGTCATGAGTCTCATGACGGTTATcatcaaatgattttcttgCAGCAACAGACGGATTAAAGTTGGAAAGTGAGTCATTGTAAGATCCAGCACCATATTTTCCTTTGATTTCTGCATAGAACAACATAATGAGATTTCTAATCTAAGACATTACCATGATATGACTCTCGAAACAACATAATGAGATTTCTAATCTAAGACATTACCATGAAGATCAAACTGTGTTTCTGATACTGACGCTCTACAAGTAATATTTCCGTCTTCGATATTCCTAGTAGTTGTAACCGAAGGACAACATTCGTCCTTGTGGCCTTGCCTCCAGTGACTAATTTGACACTTACCCGAACTACAAGAAAGCATGCTTGTGTAAATGAATAACAACTAGAGATGTCTGGAGATATTTAACTGAAGAGAGAACAAACATGGGCACACAAAAAACTAGAGATATTCAGGAATGCGCAATGTCAAACAAATCATCGTAAAACTACACactacaataaaaataaaaaatccaagcTCTACATAATCAGATAAATTTCAacaacaaacacacacacacataataCTAAGGCTACATTTTGATTGAGATTTTTTTAGGTGAGGATGGGATTTGTCTAAATTAAGAAAGCTATGTAGTGTGATTGAAATGTTatatagtgtatgtttggtatcacggtgagtatgtcagaatcacggtCACTCCAAAAGCTACACTATGTAGCTTCTGCAAAATGGATCACCGTGATTCTAGCATACTCACTGTGATGCCAAACATAAATAGTTATCTATCACATCACTCTTTCAATTTTGTCAAAAGCATATCTCAtataaatatacaaaatatagaCTAAAAATACCCTAAAAAGCTAAAACTGTTTCCCCTATAATGTTTCAAAAAAACTTATGTTCTTAACTAAATAGTACCCCACACATTTCTCAATTTCAAACAATCACATGCAgaacattaacaaaaaaaaaactatttttccaattaaaaaacaaaactttaagaaatgaaacaaaaaacaaaccaGTATCTAACAGCTTTGCAACGAGCACATCTCATGGTAGTAGGTGAATAACAAACAGCACACTGATACCACTCTGAAACAGGaactgaatttgaatttgaatttgaattcaaatttgAATCACTATAATTAGCTGAAACATCATCATAAGTAGCTGAATCAGCATAAGCTTCAGCCATGGCAGCAGTATCTTGAACTAACATTATAACCTCTTCCTTTTTCGCTTCCGCATTCTTCCAAACATAACGAATCACTACAAACCccaaaagcaaaaacaaataaacaaaacctTGTAACCCTAAAATCTCAAAAATCAGCattttttgttaaatcttatCCTGTTTCCAACACAGGATCCACGGAAGAGATAGTTTACAACGCATAGGGTTTCCGATAAGGGTAAAATGGGAAAGTAGCGTCGGTGAGAAGAAAGTAACAGAGTAGAACCGTCACTGtttttttgtgtgttgtttttgtttcttctctGTTTTTTTGGTGTTGACGAATTGAGAAAATGGTGCGACACAGCGATCTATTTGTCGTTTCTATtgtctttttcttctttgaatTGCCGTTTACACATCTTAatcatattaattaaaaattaacgtTTTAAgtctctttttttaattttgtttatgatttaattatgttttagtttatctatatatataattcctagatagttctcctactatccatcttaaccctaatccacatcaccatttacatccaattaaatcacacaataatgccacatcactttcttatattatatcattttcattttttttttcacatcacttccttatattatatcattctcatctctattttttttatattatattaatctcataataaataataaagaattatgattctccaattatccaaaaattgatgtcacaagatgttacaattttctacattattattgaattctacctctccaattatccaaaaattgatgtcacaagatgttacactcttctacattattataacatttcttagtgacaatgaagatgaacatagttggattctctttcaacatttatcccatttaaatgtcaaccattttcatagaaacaacaaagagtttataatttagtcacaaaaaaaaatacgaagagtgtatacattattgacttaattacattataattttagagaagagtgaatgttatgcaaaaagttaggttatgagattgaaatatataataaccattagcattatcatatttcattcaattttgatggtccgtactcattctctatacatataggtatatatattggttggaggaagtgataagtacatcacttttatattattattattattattattataattttcattttataatacttattgttacaatttatacgaataatttttcaacattagaatataaaatattacataacacctgtgcatcgcacgggtgtgggactagttgaTTAAAACGTTAGGTGAATTTAATATTTACCTACTTTTTGAGCTTTGGTATTTTTTTGTAACTACTTactactgtttttttttttctttcatttttaccaccggtttaatctggttttGAGTCAGTTTTAGAGCTTCCAACATCCTTTCGATCGCAATTACGGAAAATCGAACTGTGATTTTTCTTATTAAGTTCAGTgacaatcaccactaaaccgaCTAACGATCGGTTATTTActgctgttgttgttgaattgaagaTATATTATTAATGGCTTTGAAGATTTGAGAGGAGAGTAGTAGAATATAATCTTTGTATATTTTGAGAAAGAAACCGGGGAATCTTGAATGCGTTAATGTGCTTTTTGATCATTTATGAGTAACACACTTGAATTGGATCATAATTTACTAACTATTATTACTGTGGCAGATGAGTTTGCTTCAATAAGAAAAGTTGGACAATGACAAACTGACATTGATGTGTTTTATTTTATCCTAATGTGTTTGTTTTATATCACTTCactaataataaattaaagggtcttgttaacatgtgccctaagggcacatgttaagatatacaaaaatagaaattcaacatttaatgatacaagaaatttaatgcttcaaaagtcaaaatgcacaaattagcatttaataatttctatttttgcttccttaacatgtgccttaagggcacaagttaacattttcctaaattAAATAGCAATAGGGTTATGCTAACTACAAATGTCTTAGTTGTAGCGGTGTTTGCGAgttggtttggtttgattttaaGTGAATTTATTGTCTAAATTGATCAACAATATATGGATTGGTTTTAGTTGAGTTTAAATGTTTTCAGCATAAAACTCAAACTAAACTAAATTGATAAACAGGTTAAACTAAACTAAGTTGTTTCTCTTTATCTATAGAAGATTTTATTGGATAATACATTCAAAAGAAGAACACTAAATTGATACAACATAAATTACTAAAACTTCATTGAATTAGTGCTCTTCTTTTGAATGTATTACTCGATAAATCTTCTATAGATAAAGAGAAACAACTTCTAATTTGAGTTTGTGTTCATTTGGTAAAATATAATGAATCATAACCAAGATAATATATTGAATCAACTTTTTTAAACAAGGGACATTCAAAAGATACATGATTAGGAGACTTCGTTACTTAACAATCGTTCACACAATAATGAGCATAGTCATTTACACTATGAATGAAGCATCAAGATCATCTCCCGCCACCTTACTTATGTCAATAAGCCACCACTTCGACCATCTACATATCTTCCCACCAAGTGGAATATCTCATCGACCCTTCCACCACACTACTACAATCTAATTaatatacttcctccgtcccaaaatataagcaaactggagtcaacaaaagtgaatgtatctggactaaattttaaaccaaattcatcaacttttattgaccactttttgcttatattttgggacggatgaagtatTTGTCTAGCAATACCTTAAATCTTAACCTCCAACATCATTTATCTATTGTAACTACTTCCTTCGTCGCAAAATATAAGGCCTAGTTGACCATATCACGTATtccaatgcacaattttgatcaccaatatctttaattgtctatttgtaaaaattataaaaatttgatattttgaaaatactcatcaaaacaaatcaaacaagatctcaTATGATAATGTTTACAAGATgaatgaatagtacatttagTCAAAGTAGCTCTTATATATTGAAACAGATGGAGTAAATTAAATGATCCCAAGTCACGCAATCATAATCCACCTTTTTTTATAAAGACACCTTATCCCATTTAACACAGCGCACCCTTCGGCCTCCTCGCATTccccaataaaaaaaaatatttaaacaaagaCTCAATTTTAGAAATGATACCTGAAATACAACatctttaaagaaaaaaaaaagtaaactagTATTATAACCGgaacaatttttttgtaatCATATAGTTATTTACCTTGCATTAAGATTTAAGTATAGTCGTCGGTGACAAAAAGAATACCTTGTGAcgtttttttaatcaaatagttTAGTAGTTAGAAATTTTACCATTAAAGCCACTAGGTTTTGTCTAATGGTGAGAAGTTTTGGTAGTACGCTATAGATCATGAGTTCGATTCTCAtctcattataaataaataaaatgtcatcattaaaatgaataaatgaggTACTAAGGTTcgaattaaattaaactaacaggATATTTAGTGAAACTCATGGGATATTTAGTGACACATTTAAAGTTCTTATCTCTACATGTTGGACCCGTTAATTTATTAGTCATATCAGCTTACTTGAAAATAGGTTGCATGACAAACCTCTAAACAACCCATTATACTAAATTAAGCTTTGAGAAAGCTATGTCATAcctaaacataatttttctcaGTTACATGTCAAACTTACATCTCAAGTTTTCCTATCATGTCCCACATGTTTAACCAAAGTCTTGTGAGGTCTAACATATTTCAATTTCTCTACGAATAACAAAAGAAATTGCATTGATCAATAACAAAGTAAAATGTGCCAAAAACACATGCATTAATGCTTCCCAACACAGTCCAACATATGAATTATCAAATATGTTAGGTTTGCATCGGTTGCAAGTGAAAAATTATGTACCCTGGAACATATGGGGGAATATATTACTtatatgattttgtttattttttttagtttttgtttatcTGCTGGGGACGTCGCAACATGCGATGGGGTAGGAGGTGTGGAGGACCTCCTTCACCGCCTGTTGTGGGGATTCGGGTAGCCCCTGAGGTTTGGGAGTTGCCCCCCGCTGCCCTGGAGGTTCCGGTTTTAGCACCGCTATAATGGTACCAGACCCCCAAAGAGAGTCACATTTCTTTATAAATAAAGTCCAAAAGCCCATTTAGCCCTTTAGACTAAGGCGTGACTATAGGATCTCACAGTGTCGGAATGAGTTGAAGACGAGATGTGGTGTCCAGTAAGATATATAGGGCGACGCGAGAAGGGGAACAATGATCAAAACATGCATGGTGCTTAGGGCAGTGCGGCCTCTTTCATTTCCTGACGTTGGGTGGGGTGACCCACTTCTACTTACGCGAACTCCCCGCTCCATTTCCTCAAAGCCCGGCTGCAGAGTCGGCCCCTCCTTCGGTCGGTTCATGAGCTGCCAAAAGCAAACTCTACGCTCGGTAgtgatgaaagtacaaaagcaagtattttcagtatatcgtatccacagggactagtgcgATATTAAGTGTTGATTTACAATATCCATGATTTTAAGTGCGGGTTTTGTATGAATTTTGTTTCGGAACATAAAGAGTGCGATATATTAAAATGATTAGAATTTCAGAGAGAAGAAATTGTCGGGATTAGATTCATTATTTCATTAACATGTATCATTTAACCATtagcatatatatatttcattcacCAATCATTATCATCACATATCACTCGTCAAACGTATCCGTGTCCggattacgccgtgaaatctattatatctatTAACCTTCGAcgtctcgaatcattaatcgataTAATAGCTTTAAGCTCTGATATTTTAAGTGATTATTAAACTCAAaatctatgtctaaactttgAAATTTAACAAGTGATTATCTTAACTTTTGATTCAAATAACATATGTCTATATCATTCAAAT
It contains:
- the LOC123903815 gene encoding ubiquitin carboxyl-terminal hydrolase 17-like isoform X2; amino-acid sequence: MLSCSSGKCQISHWRQGHKDECCPSVTTTRNIEDGNITCRASVSETQFDLHEIKGKYGAGSYNDSLSNFNPSVAARKSFDDNRHETHDTFTKPVHDNTADDTCVASTDSDETVLPTSFPLESKNPVNIEVKNCSSSKRSKKKSSNNSDESGFKSKVPKVKFDTSHDAASNLVGHEHKQKVESVEKSVADTSKGRAVPSSSNSNKDVAADYVEDSYLSRYKEGRRSSSSSRDQLLSTAKEDLISHSMSTKTENYHALPSKFSVAPNPPQNIRSGLKTSMQKVVQQFRSSKESRSNQMSVENELGFPYELFVELYCYDKVKQLPFGLTNCGNSCYANAVLQCLAYTQPLTSYLLQGFHSKRCQKKGWCFFCEFEYLIQKAKEGNSPLSPIGILSKIHKIGSHLGHGREEDAHEFLRGAVDIMQSICLKEAGVSSPLTEETTLIGYTFGGYLRSKIKCLRCLGKSEMYERMMDLTVEIDGDIDTLEEALGQFTAPEILDKDNKYNCGRCKSYEKAKKKLTVLEAPNILTIVLKRFQSGNFEKLNKSVQFPEVLNMTPYMSGTKDKSPVYSLYAVVVHLDIMNAAFSGHYVCYVKNIRGEWFRIDDSRVEPVELSRVLSERAYMLLYARHSAKPLSSVSSNATFSTGKFKRRNLEAIPAVSKTRSNSMATGADSPSVQQKQGQHTNWNAVNDSYTNESAYTEEWRFNYRGRNTLVDSSSESSLFSSSDASSCSTASTKDSASTVDFSDYIFGEAGSNWHGHYGISSNSAASSSYDNLHTDFSVDNDANRRIQQDSEDKAISNANKNKSHSGRWGIDLKRFVTAKHHDKNSVVHARKTSRDASAQTFY
- the LOC123903815 gene encoding ubiquitin carboxyl-terminal hydrolase 17-like isoform X1, with amino-acid sequence MLIFEILGLQGFVYLFLLLGFVVIRYVWKNAEAKKEEVIMLVQDTAAMAEAYADSATYDDVSANYSDSNLNSNSNSNSVPVSEWYQCAVCYSPTTMRCARCKAVRYCSGKCQISHWRQGHKDECCPSVTTTRNIEDGNITCRASVSETQFDLHEIKGKYGAGSYNDSLSNFNPSVAARKSFDDNRHETHDTFTKPVHDNTADDTCVASTDSDETVLPTSFPLESKNPVNIEVKNCSSSKRSKKKSSNNSDESGFKSKVPKVKFDTSHDAASNLVGHEHKQKVESVEKSVADTSKGRAVPSSSNSNKDVAADYVEDSYLSRYKEGRRSSSSSRDQLLSTAKEDLISHSMSTKTENYHALPSKFSVAPNPPQNIRSGLKTSMQKVVQQFRSSKESRSNQMSVENELGFPYELFVELYCYDKVKQLPFGLTNCGNSCYANAVLQCLAYTQPLTSYLLQGFHSKRCQKKGWCFFCEFEYLIQKAKEGNSPLSPIGILSKIHKIGSHLGHGREEDAHEFLRGAVDIMQSICLKEAGVSSPLTEETTLIGYTFGGYLRSKIKCLRCLGKSEMYERMMDLTVEIDGDIDTLEEALGQFTAPEILDKDNKYNCGRCKSYEKAKKKLTVLEAPNILTIVLKRFQSGNFEKLNKSVQFPEVLNMTPYMSGTKDKSPVYSLYAVVVHLDIMNAAFSGHYVCYVKNIRGEWFRIDDSRVEPVELSRVLSERAYMLLYARHSAKPLSSVSSNATFSTGKFKRRNLEAIPAVSKTRSNSMATGADSPSVQQKQGQHTNWNAVNDSYTNESAYTEEWRFNYRGRNTLVDSSSESSLFSSSDASSCSTASTKDSASTVDFSDYIFGEAGSNWHGHYGISSNSAASSSYDNLHTDFSVDNDANRRIQQDSEDKAISNANKNKSHSGRWGIDLKRFVTAKHHDKNSVVHARKTSRDASAQTFY